A region from the Mesorhizobium sp. J8 genome encodes:
- a CDS encoding polysaccharide biosynthesis/export family protein translates to MPQLAAAGDYQLGPLDKLNIRVAEWQTVDGTFRDWSAINGEYSVGPGGTLSVPFVGDMQAAGKTTAEIASAIGLALQRKLALPDKPEASVEMAQFRPFYISGEVQNPGQFPFVPDLTVLKAISIAGGIRRNADYGPQLGKDLVTAKGSYDIYDDQRIRLLVKRARIDADLAGKTSFEVPKEIEGDPRLPPIVADEMAILVSDQKSLKLKLDALDDLKGVLQSEIESLQKKITNQQKQVDLAEKQAESIGPLAQKGLVANARLLSSQQSVTDLQGKILDYETAILTAKQSISKAEQDAIDARNSLNSTLTANRQQTEADLNEATLKAGMQKGLIAQASDPATAASMTGDQEPTLLYSLVRVADGKTSEVEAKEDTPVLPGDVIKVKLAPTASQ, encoded by the coding sequence ATGCCGCAATTGGCTGCCGCTGGCGATTATCAGCTTGGCCCCCTGGACAAGCTCAACATCCGCGTCGCCGAATGGCAGACGGTCGACGGCACGTTCCGCGACTGGTCGGCCATCAATGGCGAGTATTCGGTCGGCCCGGGCGGGACGCTGTCGGTGCCGTTCGTCGGCGACATGCAGGCCGCCGGCAAGACGACGGCGGAGATCGCTTCGGCGATCGGGCTCGCGCTGCAGCGTAAGCTAGCGCTACCCGACAAGCCGGAAGCCTCGGTCGAGATGGCGCAGTTCCGACCGTTCTACATTTCGGGCGAGGTTCAGAATCCCGGCCAGTTTCCCTTCGTGCCCGATCTGACCGTGCTCAAGGCAATCAGCATCGCCGGCGGCATAAGGCGCAACGCCGACTATGGTCCCCAACTCGGCAAGGATCTGGTCACCGCCAAGGGCAGCTATGACATCTATGACGACCAGCGTATCCGCCTCCTCGTCAAGCGAGCCAGAATCGACGCCGACCTCGCCGGGAAGACGAGTTTCGAGGTCCCCAAGGAGATCGAGGGCGATCCGAGACTGCCGCCCATCGTCGCCGACGAAATGGCGATCCTGGTCTCCGACCAGAAATCGCTGAAGCTGAAGCTCGATGCCCTCGACGATCTGAAAGGCGTCCTGCAGTCCGAAATCGAATCGTTGCAGAAGAAGATCACCAACCAGCAGAAACAGGTCGACCTGGCCGAGAAACAGGCCGAAAGCATCGGTCCGCTGGCGCAGAAAGGCCTAGTCGCCAATGCGCGGCTGCTTTCCTCGCAACAGTCGGTCACCGACCTGCAGGGCAAGATCCTCGACTATGAGACGGCCATCCTCACCGCCAAGCAGTCAATCAGCAAGGCAGAACAGGACGCCATCGACGCGAGGAACTCGCTCAACTCCACCCTTACCGCCAACCGCCAGCAGACCGAGGCCGACCTGAACGAGGCGACGTTGAAGGCCGGCATGCAGAAGGGTCTGATCGCGCAGGCGTCGGACCCCGCGACGGCGGCCAGCATGACCGGCGACCAGGAGCCGACCCTGCTCTACTCGCTGGTGCGCGTTGCCGACGGTAAGACGAGCGAGGTCGAGGCCAAGGAAGACACGCCCGTCCTGCCGGGCGACGTGATCAAGGTAAAGCTGGCGCCGACGGCCAGCCAGTAG